The following proteins come from a genomic window of Fontisubflavum oceani:
- a CDS encoding antibiotic biosynthesis monooxygenase, with protein sequence MSDPVTIVARRVVKPGAEATYEDWLTRLTDAATALPGYLGAEFHRPIATGAPYISVFRFDTLDHLAAFERSDLRARFLAEIAPHVAGDAVWDRLTGLEVWFEAPKGAPLPQPNAFRMALILVAVVFLLVLALNIALSPLIGGWPLVPRLLITVILQVFLMTYVIMPRVTKALGAWIYTTS encoded by the coding sequence ATGAGTGACCCCGTCACCATCGTCGCCCGCCGTGTCGTGAAACCCGGCGCTGAAGCGACTTATGAAGATTGGCTAACCCGGCTGACCGACGCGGCCACTGCCCTGCCCGGCTATCTTGGCGCGGAGTTTCACCGGCCCATTGCCACCGGCGCACCTTACATCAGCGTCTTTCGTTTTGACACGCTGGATCATCTTGCCGCCTTCGAACGATCTGACCTCCGCGCCCGCTTCTTGGCGGAGATCGCGCCCCATGTAGCGGGCGACGCGGTTTGGGATCGGCTGACTGGGCTAGAGGTCTGGTTCGAGGCTCCGAAAGGCGCGCCACTGCCACAGCCGAACGCGTTTCGAATGGCGCTGATCCTCGTCGCCGTGGTCTTCCTCTTGGTCCTCGCCCTCAACATCGCCCTCAGCCCGCTGATCGGCGGCTGGCCCCTTGTGCCGCGCCTCCTCATCACCGTGATCCTTCAGGTTTTCCTCATGACCTACGTGATCATGCCCCGCGTGACCAAAGCGCTCGGCGCCTGGATTTACACAACCTCCTAA